Below is a window of Paludisphaera borealis DNA.
AAGCCAGCGAACGCGGGGCCCAATCCGTGGGGCGCGACGGGCCTCGAATGGCAGGTTGAATCTCCGCCGTCGGTCCACAACTTCCATGAGCCGGTCGTGGTGACCTGCGAACCCTACATGTACTCGCCCGAGGAGGCGGAACGGGAATATGCACACGACCAGCGCGTCCACAACGCTTGACGAGAGCCAGCCGCTGCTTCTGTCGCATTTCGACGACCTCGAGCAGCAGCATAATGCATCGAACCTGGGCATGTGGTTCTTCCTCGCCACCGAGGTCATGTTCTTCAGCGGCCTGATCGCGGCGTACACCGTGTATCGGGCGCTCTCGCCCGAGGCGTTCCACCTGGCGAGCCGCCACATGAACAGGGTGCTGGGCTTCGTCAACACCCTAGTGCTCTTGAGCAGTAGTCTCACGATGGCCATGGCCGTCCGCGAATCGCAGCTCGGTAACAAGAAGCGGGTCGTCTGGTTCCTGGTCGCCACGGCGGTCCTGGGTGTGGGGTTCCTGGGGAT
It encodes the following:
- a CDS encoding cytochrome c oxidase subunit 3 family protein, with the protein product MHTTSASTTLDESQPLLLSHFDDLEQQHNASNLGMWFFLATEVMFFSGLIAAYTVYRALSPEAFHLASRHMNRVLGFVNTLVLLSSSLTMAMAVRESQLGNKKRVVWFLVATAVLGVGFLGIKAVEYSIEIHHHLLPGAHFQIPSEDLTEMKEVSSTPEELGLLKGRFQMMFVLYFFLTGVHAFHMIVGIVIVLIMANLMRIGWFSGHGTTQIEVTGLYWHFVDVVWVFLYPLLYLID